The Sorangiineae bacterium MSr11367 genome window below encodes:
- a CDS encoding alpha/beta hydrolase has translation MNKNDYVGMAVAVVCTAALVGCANAQANPASGSPASNPPPGGPLPSVVLVHGAFADGSGWEGVYKLLKRDGYSVSIVQNSTVTLADDVAVTGRAIAAQTGQVILVGHSYGGAVITEAGNDPKVAALVYIAGYVPDKGESVQTLIGNTPPDQPAPPILPPKDGFLSLDQSKFAAAFAADSNADKAAFMSASQVPLGVGAVSGSVTTPAWRAKPSWYLVPTADKMIPPSFERTMAKRAGATVTEAEGSHTIFIARPDLVASLIEQAATATQSK, from the coding sequence ATGAACAAGAATGACTATGTCGGCATGGCGGTGGCGGTCGTGTGCACCGCAGCCCTCGTTGGCTGCGCGAACGCTCAAGCGAATCCGGCGTCTGGCAGTCCAGCGTCGAACCCTCCGCCCGGGGGGCCGCTGCCCTCCGTTGTACTCGTGCACGGCGCTTTCGCCGATGGATCGGGTTGGGAGGGGGTCTACAAGCTCCTGAAACGCGACGGATACTCGGTCAGCATCGTGCAGAACTCGACGGTCACGCTTGCGGATGACGTCGCGGTGACGGGACGCGCGATCGCAGCCCAGACCGGCCAAGTCATCCTCGTCGGCCACTCGTACGGGGGCGCCGTAATTACCGAAGCTGGCAACGATCCAAAGGTCGCGGCGCTCGTCTACATCGCAGGGTACGTGCCCGACAAGGGTGAATCCGTACAGACCCTGATCGGCAACACTCCGCCCGACCAGCCGGCCCCGCCGATCCTGCCACCCAAGGACGGTTTCCTCTCCTTGGACCAATCGAAGTTTGCAGCAGCGTTTGCGGCGGACAGCAACGCCGACAAGGCCGCGTTCATGTCCGCGTCGCAGGTACCGCTCGGAGTGGGGGCGGTCTCGGGTTCCGTGACCACGCCTGCTTGGCGTGCAAAACCAAGCTGGTACCTGGTGCCGACGGCCGACAAGATGATCCCGCCTTCGTTCGAGCGAACGATGGCGAAGCGCGCCGGCGCGACCGTCACCGAGGCGGAGGGGAGCCATACGATCTTCATCGCGAGGCCAGATCTCGTAGCGTCCCTCATCGAGCAAGCCGCGACAGCAACGCAGAGCAAGTAG
- a CDS encoding type 1 glutamine amidotransferase domain-containing protein, with product MTASQSSPQVSRGKVLVVLSSTNSLPLRDHKEYKTGYFLNEMMVPVKAIVDAGLQPVFANPQGTTPVMDPHSDDPSFFGGNEQTLRDYKAFRDRLEGFSTPRKLRDVVREGLDGYVGVFFPGGHAPMGDLLQDSDVGATLQYFHAKGKPTGLICHGPIALLAASSQPPALVEAIAANDSKKASELARGWIYAGYRMTAFSTAEEKTAEEGGTRAFLGGKVRFYPDEALRMAGGNVETAPPGKSHVVHDRELFTGQQPFSDAEFAAQFLPALLAGLEK from the coding sequence GTGACCGCCAGCCAGTCGAGCCCGCAGGTTTCGCGGGGTAAGGTGCTCGTCGTGCTCTCGAGCACCAACTCCCTGCCTCTACGGGATCACAAGGAGTACAAGACAGGGTACTTCTTGAACGAAATGATGGTCCCCGTAAAGGCCATTGTCGATGCCGGACTCCAACCCGTCTTCGCCAATCCGCAGGGAACGACGCCTGTGATGGATCCCCACTCCGATGACCCATCATTCTTCGGCGGGAACGAACAGACGCTGCGTGACTACAAAGCCTTCCGCGATCGGCTGGAGGGATTTTCGACGCCGCGGAAGCTACGCGATGTCGTGCGCGAGGGGCTCGATGGCTACGTGGGCGTGTTCTTCCCAGGCGGGCATGCGCCAATGGGAGATCTCTTGCAAGACTCCGACGTGGGCGCCACGCTGCAGTACTTCCACGCAAAAGGAAAGCCCACGGGGCTCATCTGTCACGGCCCCATTGCGCTGTTGGCTGCGTCGAGCCAGCCGCCGGCACTCGTCGAGGCGATTGCCGCCAATGACAGCAAGAAGGCGAGCGAGCTCGCACGAGGATGGATCTACGCAGGCTATCGCATGACTGCGTTCAGCACCGCCGAGGAGAAGACGGCGGAAGAGGGCGGAACGCGGGCCTTTCTTGGCGGCAAGGTGCGATTCTACCCCGACGAAGCGCTCCGCATGGCAGGAGGCAACGTTGAAACCGCTCCTCCGGGGAAGAGCCACGTCGTGCACGATCGCGAGCTCTTCACCGGGCAGCAGCCTTTCTCCGATGCGGAGTTTGCCGCGCAGTTCCTGCCAGCCTTGCTCGCTGGCCTCGAAAAATGA
- a CDS encoding class I SAM-dependent methyltransferase, with protein sequence MPSHANRIIGLYEDHALAFDADRHRGLFEQPWLDRFLDLMPPSPSVLDVGCGMGEPVARYLIERGCMLTGVDGAPAMIALCRQRFPQHDWNVADMRGLSLGHTFRGVLAWNSLIHLERDAQRRMFRVFAEHATSGSVLMFTSGDEDDESISSYRGEPLYHASLAPAEYRALLEQNGFEVVAFVPGDPSCENTTVWLARYAP encoded by the coding sequence ATGCCCTCCCATGCGAACCGCATCATTGGCTTGTACGAGGACCACGCGCTCGCCTTCGACGCGGACCGGCATCGGGGCCTCTTCGAGCAGCCGTGGCTGGATCGATTTCTGGACCTCATGCCTCCATCGCCGTCCGTCCTCGACGTGGGCTGCGGCATGGGGGAGCCGGTCGCGCGGTACCTCATCGAGCGCGGGTGCATGCTCACGGGGGTCGATGGCGCGCCCGCGATGATCGCGCTTTGCCGTCAGCGCTTTCCGCAGCACGACTGGAACGTCGCGGACATGCGCGGCCTTTCGCTCGGCCATACCTTTCGGGGCGTACTCGCCTGGAACAGCCTGATCCACTTGGAGCGCGACGCGCAGCGGCGCATGTTCCGGGTGTTCGCGGAACATGCGACGTCAGGCTCGGTGCTCATGTTCACCAGCGGAGACGAGGACGACGAGTCGATCAGCAGCTACCGCGGGGAGCCACTCTACCACGCCAGCCTTGCTCCCGCGGAATACCGCGCCTTGCTCGAGCAGAACGGCTTCGAGGTCGTTGCCTTCGTCCCGGGCGATCCGTCCTGCGAGAACACCACGGTCTGGCTCGCCCGCTACGCGCCTTGA
- a CDS encoding metalloregulator ArsR/SmtB family transcription factor, with product MPVRCTPPETGRDLVKRWKKSMTFTPDLDERAAVLAVVAQPTRLRLFYLLDQIGEVCVCDLGEILGVSQSAVSQHLAKFKAYGLVTVRRDNQTLFYRLSDKPEVKVLRKVALDGIERT from the coding sequence ATGCCCGTTCGATGTACGCCCCCCGAAACCGGCCGCGATCTGGTCAAGCGGTGGAAGAAGAGCATGACGTTCACGCCCGATCTCGACGAGCGGGCCGCGGTCCTCGCCGTCGTTGCTCAGCCCACGCGATTGCGCCTCTTCTACCTGCTCGACCAGATCGGCGAAGTCTGCGTGTGCGACCTTGGCGAGATCTTGGGCGTATCGCAATCCGCGGTCTCTCAACATTTGGCGAAGTTCAAAGCGTATGGCCTCGTGACCGTCCGCCGCGACAACCAGACGCTCTTCTACCGGCTCTCGGACAAGCCCGAGGTGAAGGTGCTGCGCAAGGTGGCGCTCGACGGCATCGAACGCACGTAG
- a CDS encoding heavy-metal-associated domain-containing protein produces the protein MRTSNEQAKDLSVGGALLAALAASSCCLGPLLLAGLGVGGAGVASALGAYRPYLLAATAAFLAAGFYFSSRRSRAESGDSCGCDPSRTRTAGRVGLWLAAVVVVLVAAAPPVLARWNASSHGSSGTLPSHLESATFDVAGVDCEACAAPMRAAPAKVGGLRDLRLDVRAQRVTIAYEPAPGRPLAYVNAFDDLGYEAKLLSEGEAK, from the coding sequence ATGCGAACCTCGAACGAGCAAGCGAAAGATCTTTCTGTCGGGGGTGCCCTGTTGGCTGCGCTGGCCGCCTCCTCGTGCTGCCTGGGGCCGTTGCTCCTTGCCGGCCTGGGGGTGGGAGGCGCGGGCGTCGCGTCGGCGCTTGGCGCCTACCGTCCGTACCTCCTCGCGGCGACGGCGGCGTTCCTTGCTGCGGGATTTTATTTCAGCTCCAGGCGATCGCGTGCGGAGTCAGGAGACAGCTGCGGATGCGATCCATCGCGTACGAGGACCGCTGGACGCGTTGGGTTGTGGCTCGCCGCCGTGGTCGTGGTTCTCGTGGCGGCCGCACCTCCCGTTCTGGCACGCTGGAACGCGTCCTCGCATGGCTCGAGTGGCACGCTGCCCAGCCATCTCGAGAGCGCGACGTTCGACGTGGCGGGCGTCGACTGTGAGGCATGCGCGGCGCCGATGCGCGCGGCCCCCGCGAAGGTCGGAGGCCTCCGCGATCTGCGGCTCGATGTCCGAGCGCAGCGCGTAACGATTGCGTACGAGCCGGCGCCCGGCCGGCCCCTGGCCTACGTCAACGCCTTCGACGATCTCGGATACGAAGCGAAGCTGCTCTCTGAGGGCGAAGCGAAATGA
- a CDS encoding NAD(P)-dependent alcohol dehydrogenase, which produces MKAIVYRDYGKADLLCMEDIPLPALAVNEALVRVRAAALNPKDSFFRKGRFHAFSGRRFPKQIGVDFVGEIVRVGARFRVARVGEPVMGFVSEVRYLRGTLAEFVRVRENEAGPIPPSFATPDLAGVPLSALTALQALRDVARLAPGDRVCIHGASGGVGTMAIQIAKAMGAHVTTTSSPKNFALCRELGADVPCDYAADDLFEGNTNYRVVFDAFGNLSLAKVRAVLSSRGVYVSTVPSRRLACEVLATTVGFPRARLVVVRPRVADFAYVAELLISGRLRPVTDRTYAFTRTDVIAAMHHLESKRTRGKVIVDMLEHGPFAS; this is translated from the coding sequence ATGAAGGCAATTGTCTATCGCGATTATGGCAAGGCAGACCTCCTCTGCATGGAGGATATTCCGTTGCCCGCGCTCGCGGTGAACGAAGCGCTCGTGCGGGTTCGGGCTGCCGCGCTCAATCCCAAGGACTCGTTTTTTCGCAAAGGCCGGTTTCACGCTTTCTCCGGCCGGAGGTTCCCCAAGCAAATCGGCGTCGACTTCGTCGGTGAGATCGTCCGGGTGGGTGCTCGCTTCCGCGTTGCGAGGGTCGGGGAACCGGTCATGGGGTTCGTCTCCGAGGTGAGGTACCTCCGCGGCACGCTCGCCGAATTCGTGCGTGTCCGCGAGAACGAGGCAGGCCCCATTCCACCATCGTTCGCCACGCCCGATCTTGCCGGTGTGCCGCTTTCCGCACTGACGGCCCTTCAAGCACTTCGCGACGTCGCGCGCCTCGCGCCGGGCGATCGGGTTTGCATACACGGAGCGTCCGGTGGCGTCGGCACCATGGCCATCCAGATCGCCAAGGCCATGGGCGCGCACGTGACGACCACGTCGAGCCCGAAGAACTTCGCGCTATGCCGCGAGCTCGGCGCCGATGTCCCATGCGACTACGCCGCGGACGACCTATTCGAAGGAAATACGAATTATCGCGTCGTATTCGATGCCTTCGGAAATTTGTCCCTCGCAAAGGTACGCGCCGTACTCTCGAGCCGCGGGGTCTACGTCTCGACGGTGCCGTCGCGCCGCCTTGCATGCGAGGTGCTCGCGACCACGGTCGGATTTCCGCGCGCGCGTCTGGTGGTCGTTCGACCGCGGGTCGCGGACTTTGCCTACGTGGCGGAGCTCCTCATCTCGGGACGACTCCGCCCCGTGACCGATCGCACCTATGCATTTACCCGCACCGATGTCATTGCGGCCATGCACCATCTCGAATCCAAGCGCACACGTGGCAAGGTGATCGTCGACATGCTCGAACACGGGCCCTTTGCATCATAG
- the pip gene encoding prolyl aminopeptidase, protein MRKTLYPPIEPHSAGRLAVSGGHEIYWEVSGNPKGKPVLFVHGGPGGATEPRHRRFFDPTRYRIVLFDQRGCGKSTPHASLEQNTTWHLVDDMEALRVHLGIDAWQLFGGSWGSTLSLAYAQRHPERVTEMVLRGIFLARASEIAWFNQSGASAIFPDAWEDFVAPIPQDERHDLVHAFYKRLTDDDPKVQSEAARAWAVWESRTISLLPDRERMARSTGGPFAVAIARLECHYSVHGAFFGPDTALLDGVNRIRHLPATIVHGRYDVICPLQNAWALHRAWPEARFEVVEDAGHSVFEPGILHQVVEATDRYR, encoded by the coding sequence ATGCGCAAGACCCTCTATCCGCCGATCGAGCCGCACTCGGCGGGCCGCTTGGCCGTCTCCGGTGGGCACGAAATTTACTGGGAGGTCTCTGGCAACCCCAAAGGCAAGCCGGTGCTCTTCGTCCATGGCGGACCGGGCGGCGCCACCGAACCACGACACAGGCGCTTCTTCGATCCCACGCGCTACCGCATCGTACTCTTCGATCAACGCGGCTGCGGCAAGAGCACGCCCCACGCGTCGCTGGAGCAGAACACGACGTGGCACCTGGTCGACGACATGGAGGCGCTTCGCGTTCACTTGGGAATCGATGCGTGGCAATTGTTCGGCGGCTCGTGGGGAAGCACGCTTTCGCTCGCGTATGCTCAGCGGCATCCGGAGCGGGTGACGGAGATGGTCCTTCGCGGCATCTTTCTGGCGCGGGCTTCCGAGATCGCGTGGTTCAACCAATCCGGCGCGAGCGCAATTTTCCCGGATGCGTGGGAGGACTTCGTGGCCCCCATCCCGCAAGACGAACGACATGATCTGGTGCATGCATTCTACAAGCGCCTCACCGACGACGACCCCAAGGTGCAGTCCGAGGCCGCGCGCGCCTGGGCCGTGTGGGAGTCTCGCACGATAAGCCTGCTCCCCGATCGAGAGCGCATGGCGCGGTCGACCGGGGGGCCATTTGCCGTCGCCATTGCGCGGCTCGAATGCCACTATTCGGTCCACGGGGCCTTCTTTGGTCCCGACACGGCCTTGCTCGACGGTGTGAACCGCATTCGTCATCTGCCCGCCACGATCGTGCACGGTCGCTACGACGTCATTTGCCCTTTGCAAAACGCTTGGGCGCTTCACCGCGCGTGGCCCGAGGCCCGGTTCGAAGTCGTGGAGGACGCCGGCCACTCCGTGTTCGAACCGGGAATCTTGCACCAGGTGGTGGAGGCAACGGACCGCTATCGCTGA
- a CDS encoding major royal jelly family protein translates to MKTNPFGMYIGLLLVSGSAIAALACARNDEAQMPPGGVDAAQESGAVEVDAAQGNPFGKAEVMHSWTRMDWFWRSAAERQAYVSAGVYKGATLAGVDVDRKGNVYVTTPRWLDKGVPSTLNQVVTVYGKSVLLPFPGWDENAVGDAAAHFQNVLGVEVDSANRMWILDMGWVAGVDPTPDGAQKIVVLDLNTGKELKRYAIPDSVANRATSFLNDLVIDEKRELAFITDSGNRSGSPTASGIIVYDFKANSARRILDRHPSVQDDPTRELTVLGERALPTGRLAVGINGITLSPDGRTLYWNVTTGDAIYSANVDVLLDPAATATQIEQAITGPKRIGGGGDGLSADAKGRIYFTNLAAGKVQYFTPWGTTTATLAEGPGTEWPDSLTWDDKGGLWFSSNWLNRAFAGQMNFEQSTPNFRIWRIQTDSSKAFVK, encoded by the coding sequence ATGAAAACGAATCCATTTGGCATGTACATTGGCCTATTGCTCGTATCCGGCTCGGCGATTGCCGCGTTGGCGTGTGCGCGAAACGATGAGGCGCAGATGCCGCCGGGCGGCGTCGATGCGGCGCAAGAGTCGGGGGCCGTTGAAGTCGACGCGGCGCAAGGGAATCCCTTCGGCAAGGCCGAAGTGATGCATTCGTGGACGCGCATGGACTGGTTTTGGCGCAGCGCTGCGGAACGGCAGGCGTATGTATCCGCCGGCGTTTACAAGGGCGCCACCTTGGCGGGGGTCGATGTCGACCGCAAGGGCAATGTCTATGTGACCACGCCGCGGTGGCTCGACAAGGGCGTGCCCTCGACACTCAATCAGGTGGTGACGGTCTATGGGAAATCCGTCCTGCTTCCGTTCCCGGGCTGGGATGAGAACGCCGTGGGGGATGCCGCGGCCCATTTTCAAAATGTCCTCGGCGTCGAGGTCGACAGTGCGAATCGCATGTGGATCCTCGACATGGGGTGGGTCGCCGGCGTCGATCCTACGCCCGACGGTGCGCAGAAGATCGTGGTGCTGGACTTGAATACCGGCAAAGAGTTGAAACGTTACGCCATTCCGGATTCGGTGGCCAACCGTGCGACGTCGTTCCTCAATGATCTGGTGATCGACGAAAAGAGGGAGCTCGCCTTCATCACCGACAGCGGCAATCGCTCCGGATCGCCGACGGCCAGCGGCATCATCGTCTACGACTTCAAGGCCAATTCCGCGCGCCGTATTCTCGACCGTCACCCTTCGGTGCAGGATGATCCGACCCGTGAGTTGACCGTCCTCGGCGAGCGCGCCCTGCCGACGGGCCGCCTTGCCGTCGGGATCAATGGGATTACCCTGTCTCCGGATGGTCGCACGTTGTACTGGAACGTCACCACGGGAGATGCCATCTATTCGGCGAACGTGGACGTGTTGCTCGATCCAGCCGCCACCGCCACGCAGATTGAGCAAGCCATTACGGGACCCAAGAGAATCGGCGGTGGCGGTGATGGCCTGTCGGCCGACGCCAAGGGGCGCATCTATTTCACGAACCTTGCGGCCGGCAAAGTTCAGTACTTCACCCCATGGGGCACGACGACTGCGACCCTCGCCGAGGGACCCGGCACGGAGTGGCCGGACAGCCTGACGTGGGATGACAAAGGCGGCTTGTGGTTCAGCAGCAATTGGCTCAATCGAGCTTTCGCCGGTCAGATGAATTTCGAGCAAAGTACGCCCAATTTTCGCATCTGGCGGATTCAAACCGACTCGAGCAAGGCGTTCGTGAAATGA
- a CDS encoding MFS transporter has translation MKPGNERVEARTIRKIRRRLVPFLVLCYVAAYLDRVNVGFAALTMNADIGLDALSYSLGASIFFVGYFLFEVPSNYALVKVGARRWIARIMVTWGILSSATAFVSGPTSFYVARFLVGAAEAGFFPGIILYLTFWFPPAYRARIVSLFMVSIPASSVVGAPISGSLLGLDGWLGLKGWQWLFILEGAPAVLLGLVAGWYLTDSPERAEWLSREERDWLRRALRPAGDAESERATASGIARAMASPRILCLAIVYFGLTASNYGLGFWLPQIVKAMGLTNTQTGLVTALPFLSGAIAMVLWARHSDRSKERFWHMALPAALACMGLATCACLRDPWLTVLVLSVAATGIFASLPVFWTLPTAMLTGTRAATGIALINSIANLSGFGGPYLVGWIKQRSGSFDGALLALSIFPLISTALVLVLGWAVRIPAEQEQI, from the coding sequence ATGAAGCCCGGGAACGAGCGCGTCGAGGCACGAACCATCCGCAAGATTCGGCGGCGCCTCGTTCCCTTCTTGGTGCTTTGCTACGTGGCCGCGTACCTCGATCGGGTCAACGTGGGCTTTGCGGCGCTCACGATGAATGCGGACATCGGGCTCGACGCCTTGTCGTACAGCCTGGGGGCGAGCATCTTCTTCGTTGGGTACTTCCTGTTCGAGGTTCCCAGCAATTACGCGCTCGTGAAGGTGGGGGCGCGTCGCTGGATTGCCCGCATCATGGTGACGTGGGGCATTCTTTCCTCGGCGACGGCGTTCGTCTCGGGGCCAACGAGCTTCTACGTTGCGCGATTCCTCGTCGGCGCGGCCGAAGCGGGCTTCTTTCCTGGAATCATTCTGTATTTGACGTTCTGGTTTCCGCCCGCGTACCGCGCCCGGATTGTCAGCCTGTTCATGGTATCCATCCCCGCTTCGAGCGTCGTGGGGGCGCCGATCTCGGGGAGCTTGCTCGGGCTCGACGGTTGGCTCGGGCTCAAAGGTTGGCAATGGCTCTTCATCCTCGAGGGCGCGCCGGCCGTCCTCCTCGGGCTCGTGGCGGGCTGGTACTTGACCGACTCGCCGGAGCGCGCGGAGTGGCTTTCCCGCGAGGAGCGTGATTGGTTGCGCCGCGCGCTCCGTCCGGCGGGGGATGCGGAGTCCGAACGCGCCACCGCGAGCGGCATCGCTCGGGCGATGGCGAGTCCGCGGATCCTTTGCCTCGCCATCGTGTATTTCGGTCTTACCGCCTCGAATTATGGATTGGGGTTCTGGCTTCCCCAAATCGTCAAAGCCATGGGCCTGACGAATACCCAAACGGGCCTGGTGACCGCCTTGCCGTTTCTATCTGGTGCGATCGCCATGGTCCTCTGGGCGCGGCACTCGGACCGGAGCAAGGAGCGCTTTTGGCATATGGCCCTGCCCGCCGCGCTGGCATGTATGGGCTTGGCCACGTGCGCATGCCTCCGCGACCCATGGCTCACGGTGTTGGTTCTCAGCGTGGCCGCGACGGGGATTTTCGCCTCGCTTCCGGTCTTCTGGACGCTCCCCACAGCCATGCTCACGGGCACCCGGGCCGCGACCGGCATTGCCCTGATCAACTCCATCGCGAATCTTTCGGGGTTTGGCGGTCCATACCTCGTGGGATGGATCAAGCAACGTAGCGGCAGTTTCGACGGGGCGCTGCTGGCCCTTTCCATCTTTCCACTTATCTCGACCGCGCTGGTGCTCGTGCTCGGGTGGGCCGTGCGCATCCCCGCGGAACAGGAGCAAATATGA
- a CDS encoding NIPSNAP family protein, with protein sequence MVYELRTYDVKPGLLDDYLRLFNEVGMPVRKNYGTLVGFWSSEFGALNRVVHIWQYESLDHRAVLRAALMKDPIWSGEFLPRALPMLERMESTVLHPTSFSPLQ encoded by the coding sequence ATGGTCTACGAGCTTCGCACCTACGACGTCAAACCCGGCTTGCTGGACGACTACCTTCGGCTGTTCAACGAAGTAGGTATGCCGGTTCGGAAAAATTACGGCACCTTGGTGGGCTTTTGGTCCTCCGAATTCGGTGCGCTCAACCGCGTCGTGCATATCTGGCAGTACGAGAGTCTCGATCATCGTGCCGTACTGCGTGCTGCGTTGATGAAGGACCCGATCTGGAGCGGCGAATTCTTGCCGCGTGCACTCCCGATGCTCGAGCGCATGGAGAGCACGGTGCTGCACCCAACGTCGTTCTCGCCCTTGCAGTGA